The following are encoded together in the Bubalus bubalis isolate 160015118507 breed Murrah chromosome 14, NDDB_SH_1, whole genome shotgun sequence genome:
- the GHRH gene encoding somatoliberin, producing MLLWVFFLVTLTLSSGSHGSLPSQPLRIPRYADAIFTNSYRKVLGQLSARKLLQDIMNRQQGERNQEQGAKVRLGRQVDGVWTDQQQMALESTLVSLLQERRWAYVCVHKCEGVHMCVLRDLRGFCPQG from the exons ATGCTGCTCTGGGTGTTCTTCCTCGTGACCCTCACCCTCAGCAGCGGCTCCCACGgttccctgccctcccagcctcTCAG GATCCCACGGTACGCAGATGCCATCTTCACGAACAGCTACCGGAAGGTTCTGGGCCAGCTGTCTGCCCGCAAGCTACTCCAGGATATCATGAACAGGCAGCAGGG agagagaaaccagGAGCAAGGAGCAAAGGTACGGCTTGGCCGTCAGGTGGACGGCGTGTGGACAGACCAGCAGCAGATGGCACTGGAGAGCACCTTGGTGAGCCTGCTGCAGGAGCGCAGGtgggcatatgtgtgtgtgcacaagtgtgaaggtgtgcacatgtgtgtattgAGGGACCTCAGAGGCTTCTGTCCCCAAGGGTAG